One window of Rasiella rasia genomic DNA carries:
- a CDS encoding SDR family NAD(P)-dependent oxidoreductase: MTIQNKIVLISGATSGIGKATAELFAENGAILILCGRRIERLDSLKETLSRKTKVYTLQFDVREKATVFKLLQNLPPEFAAIDILINNAGNAHGLDPFQFGDIDDWDAMIDINVKGLLYMSKAVLPKMLEKQAGHIINIGSTAGKEVYPNGNVYCASKHAVDAINQGMRLDLNGTGIKISAINPGMVETEFSEVRFKGDTERAKKVYQNFTPLQPEDIADIILFAVTRPPHVNIADLTVMCLDQASSTVVNKR; this comes from the coding sequence ATGACTATACAAAATAAAATTGTCCTGATTTCTGGGGCAACCAGCGGCATAGGTAAAGCAACAGCAGAACTCTTCGCAGAAAACGGCGCAATTCTCATTCTTTGTGGTAGAAGAATAGAACGGCTTGACTCATTAAAAGAGACGTTGTCTAGAAAAACAAAGGTATATACGCTTCAGTTTGATGTTAGAGAAAAAGCCACTGTCTTTAAACTTCTACAAAACCTTCCGCCCGAGTTTGCGGCTATTGATATCTTAATAAATAACGCTGGGAACGCCCACGGACTAGATCCGTTTCAGTTTGGGGATATCGACGATTGGGATGCCATGATCGATATTAATGTAAAAGGGCTTCTTTACATGAGCAAAGCAGTACTTCCTAAAATGCTGGAAAAGCAAGCTGGACATATTATTAATATTGGGTCTACAGCGGGAAAAGAAGTGTACCCAAACGGCAATGTGTATTGCGCGAGTAAACATGCCGTAGATGCTATAAACCAAGGTATGCGACTAGACCTCAACGGAACAGGAATAAAAATTAGCGCCATAAACCCGGGCATGGTTGAAACCGAATTTAGCGAAGTACGCTTTAAAGGCGATACAGAGCGAGCCAAAAAAGTATATCAGAATTTTACGCCCTTACAACCAGAAGACATTGCCGATATTATACTATTTGCAGTTACCAGACCGCCACATGTTAATATTGCAGACCTAACTGTGATGTGTTTAGACCAGGCTAGTAGTACGGTTGTGAACAAAAGATAA